The following coding sequences lie in one Candidatus Eremiobacterota bacterium genomic window:
- the folP gene encoding dihydropteroate synthase has product MSGSLRIRGTHLRWGAQTYLMGIVNVSRDSFSGDGVEDQGAATGRAIAQWNGGADVIDIGGESTRPGHVPVEEALEIARVVPVISSLRRQLPNVAISIDTYKPAVLRAAFEAGADMANSVWGAGDEFLELVAEFGMPIVAMHNREDTNYDGSVVDSVLRYLHDCGARATARGLSRDAIILDPGIGFGKTADQNIEVLRALERIVALGFPTMLGASRKSTLGKLTGREPSHRVYGTAATTALAVKAGIDMVRVHDVEAARDVVAVADAVVRDWRPVDWTR; this is encoded by the coding sequence ATGAGCGGGTCGTTACGAATCCGCGGAACGCACCTCCGGTGGGGCGCCCAGACCTACCTGATGGGAATCGTCAATGTGAGCCGCGACTCGTTCTCCGGCGACGGCGTAGAAGACCAAGGCGCCGCGACGGGGCGCGCGATCGCGCAATGGAACGGCGGCGCCGACGTCATCGACATCGGCGGCGAATCTACGCGACCGGGGCACGTTCCGGTCGAAGAAGCGCTGGAGATAGCGCGTGTCGTCCCCGTGATTTCATCGCTGCGCCGCCAACTGCCGAACGTCGCGATTTCGATCGATACGTACAAGCCCGCCGTTCTGCGCGCGGCGTTCGAAGCGGGCGCCGATATGGCCAACTCGGTGTGGGGGGCGGGCGACGAGTTCTTGGAGCTCGTTGCCGAGTTCGGCATGCCCATCGTGGCGATGCACAATCGAGAGGACACGAATTATGATGGATCCGTTGTCGATTCCGTGCTGCGATATCTCCACGACTGCGGCGCGCGCGCAACGGCGCGCGGGCTTTCTCGCGACGCGATCATCTTGGATCCGGGTATTGGTTTCGGCAAGACGGCCGATCAAAATATCGAGGTGCTGCGCGCGCTCGAGCGGATCGTCGCACTCGGCTTTCCGACAATGCTCGGCGCTTCGCGGAAGTCGACGCTCGGCAAATTGACCGGACGCGAGCCAAGCCATCGGGTCTATGGAACGGCGGCAACCACGGCGCTCGCGGTCAAAGCCGGCATCGACATGGTTCGCGTCCACGACGTTGAGGCGGCGCGCGACGTCGTCGCGGTCGCCGACGCGGTCGTCCGCGACTGGAGGCCGGTGGATTGGACGCGATAA
- the folK gene encoding 2-amino-4-hydroxy-6-hydroxymethyldihydropteridine diphosphokinase — MTPTVAFIGIGTNLGDRAANVERAVDALRSLGTIARRSSLYRTQPWGKRGQPWFLNAVIALETALTPEALLPQLKQIEARMGRTANERWGPRVIDLDLLLYGDLTIETPELHVPHPHLRDRAFVLVPLSEIDGRFDALRDALPRAELAGVVRVERESALTMLEERPLSAGDRVRALARFLDDSDAIRVRIARGDEEIELAANSRSMAPAAGRNDHGYGTETPAARVDTIKADLVGIFHLSRPVALEGEIFNADRELGYIEALGIRTPVHSMGAGRLVSMQTPDGSPVEYGQPLFLVARGR, encoded by the coding sequence GTGACCCCAACCGTGGCGTTCATCGGCATTGGAACGAATCTCGGCGATCGGGCCGCCAACGTCGAGCGCGCGGTCGACGCGCTTCGCTCGCTTGGAACGATTGCGCGCCGTTCCTCGCTGTATCGAACGCAGCCCTGGGGAAAAAGAGGTCAGCCGTGGTTTCTCAATGCCGTCATCGCATTGGAGACAGCGCTCACGCCCGAGGCATTGCTGCCGCAACTCAAGCAAATTGAAGCCCGTATGGGACGGACGGCGAACGAGCGGTGGGGGCCGCGCGTCATCGATCTCGATCTGCTGCTCTACGGCGATCTGACGATCGAAACGCCCGAGCTGCACGTTCCGCACCCGCATCTGCGCGATCGTGCCTTCGTCTTAGTTCCATTGAGTGAAATCGACGGTCGGTTTGACGCGCTGCGCGACGCGCTGCCGCGCGCCGAACTCGCGGGGGTCGTGCGAGTGGAACGCGAAAGCGCTCTGACGATGCTCGAAGAACGACCGCTCTCCGCGGGCGACCGCGTCCGTGCGCTCGCGCGCTTTCTCGACGATAGCGATGCCATACGCGTGCGCATCGCTCGCGGCGATGAGGAGATCGAGCTCGCGGCGAACTCTCGATCTATGGCGCCGGCTGCAGGGCGCAACGACCATGGATACGGCACGGAAACGCCGGCTGCGCGCGTCGACACGATCAAGGCCGACCTCGTCGGCATTTTTCATTTGAGTCGCCCGGTTGCGCTCGAAGGCGAGATTTTCAATGCCGATCGCGAGCTCGGCTACATCGAAGCGTTGGGAATTCGCACGCCGGTGCACAGCATGGGTGCCGGGCGCCTGGTTTCGATGCAAACCCCCGATGGGTCGCCGGTGGAGTACGGACAACCCCTCTTTCTCGTGGCGCGAGGGCGCTAA
- a CDS encoding PBP1A family penicillin-binding protein, which produces MLALFSIGAVAGMVSAYARNLPDISRMADYQPASSTRIFARDGALLASVYKENRIWVPLAGVPPIVRDAFIANEDHNFYRHHGVDFGSIVRAGFADLTHQQFQGASTITQQLARRLFLNDQVSLSRKVQEALLAIEIERYYTKDEILERYLNIIYLGAGAYGVDAAAHTYFGRSVGDLTVAQAAMLAGIVAAPSDYSPFSNFALAQDRERHVLARMVESGYITRSQADAAADAPLGLIAQRPPGLQGYRFPYFTTYAIAQLEHLFGKDVVDEGGLQAYTTLDTRMQNIAQEAVTWGVRAAASEGIGAHQAALVALRPSTGEILAMVGGAGFSLHNQFNRAWQAHRQPGSSFKIYDYTAAIDEGIPASTIIEDTAVSYPMGDGTQWSPMDDDNSYMGAISLRQALTLSRNIVAVKLAERVGLDRVIDYAHRMGVNSPLEANLSLALGSSGVTVLDQASGYSTLANQGLHVDPTPFRVVKDSLGRNVLDDRFPQATDVVSAGTAFIMTSMFEDVINHGTGYPNAVIGRPAAGKTGTTSSFRDAWFVGYTPDLVAAVWLGNDDYTPMVESYGGNVPARIWARFMKAALAGTPAHDFPFPVEEVAKVAGCGSGGYEYYLKGTEPQYGCGGSIDAYTSNSNESTSESGAYLPEPTLPPPDAKPPDVLPPAPTVPPDSALPSASPLPRRHR; this is translated from the coding sequence ATGCTCGCGCTCTTCTCGATCGGCGCGGTCGCGGGCATGGTTTCGGCATATGCGCGCAACTTGCCCGACATCAGCCGGATGGCCGATTATCAACCCGCGAGCTCGACGCGCATCTTCGCGCGGGACGGAGCGTTGCTCGCTTCGGTCTACAAGGAAAACCGCATCTGGGTACCGCTTGCAGGCGTACCTCCGATCGTCCGCGATGCATTTATCGCTAACGAAGATCATAACTTTTACCGTCATCACGGCGTCGATTTCGGCAGCATCGTGCGTGCGGGATTCGCCGACTTAACCCATCAACAGTTTCAAGGCGCCTCGACCATCACTCAGCAGCTCGCGCGCCGCCTTTTTCTCAACGACCAGGTCTCGCTTTCGCGCAAAGTCCAGGAAGCGCTCCTCGCGATCGAAATCGAACGCTATTACACGAAGGACGAAATCCTCGAGCGCTATCTCAATATTATCTATCTCGGTGCCGGCGCTTACGGCGTTGATGCTGCAGCGCACACCTATTTTGGCCGTAGCGTCGGAGACTTGACCGTGGCGCAGGCCGCCATGCTCGCCGGCATCGTCGCGGCTCCGTCGGACTACTCGCCTTTCTCCAACTTTGCGCTGGCTCAAGACCGTGAGCGCCACGTGCTGGCGCGCATGGTGGAGAGCGGATATATCACGCGCTCCCAGGCCGATGCCGCCGCCGATGCGCCCTTAGGTCTGATCGCGCAGCGTCCGCCGGGGCTTCAGGGTTATCGCTTTCCGTACTTCACGACCTATGCTATCGCGCAGCTGGAACATCTTTTTGGCAAGGACGTCGTCGACGAAGGCGGACTGCAGGCGTATACCACGCTCGATACGCGCATGCAAAACATCGCGCAGGAAGCGGTGACGTGGGGAGTTCGCGCGGCGGCTTCGGAGGGAATCGGCGCGCACCAAGCAGCGCTCGTGGCATTGCGGCCGTCGACGGGCGAGATCCTCGCGATGGTCGGAGGCGCCGGATTTTCGCTGCACAATCAATTCAACCGCGCGTGGCAGGCGCACCGGCAGCCGGGATCGTCGTTCAAGATTTACGATTATACTGCTGCGATCGACGAAGGAATCCCCGCTTCGACGATCATCGAGGATACGGCCGTCAGCTATCCCATGGGGGACGGCACGCAATGGTCGCCGATGGATGACGACAATAGTTACATGGGGGCAATAAGCCTGCGCCAAGCGCTCACGTTGTCGCGCAACATCGTCGCCGTCAAGCTGGCCGAACGCGTCGGCCTGGATCGCGTCATCGATTATGCGCACCGCATGGGCGTCAACTCGCCGCTTGAAGCGAATCTTTCGCTCGCGCTTGGTTCCTCGGGTGTTACGGTTCTCGATCAGGCGAGCGGCTATTCGACGCTTGCCAATCAAGGATTACACGTCGATCCGACGCCGTTTCGCGTCGTGAAGGATTCGCTGGGCCGAAACGTGCTCGACGACCGCTTTCCGCAAGCGACCGACGTGGTCAGCGCCGGGACGGCATTCATCATGACGTCGATGTTCGAAGACGTCATCAACCACGGCACGGGATATCCCAACGCCGTGATCGGCCGGCCCGCTGCGGGCAAGACCGGGACCACGTCGAGTTTTCGCGACGCGTGGTTTGTCGGCTACACGCCCGATCTCGTCGCGGCGGTCTGGCTTGGCAACGATGACTATACGCCGATGGTCGAGTCCTACGGCGGAAACGTGCCGGCGCGAATCTGGGCGCGCTTCATGAAAGCCGCGCTCGCCGGCACGCCGGCGCACGACTTTCCTTTCCCCGTTGAGGAGGTCGCGAAAGTCGCCGGCTGCGGTAGCGGCGGATACGAATATTATTTGAAGGGGACCGAACCGCAATACGGCTGCGGCGGATCGATCGACGCCTACACTTCCAACTCCAACGAGAGCACGAGC
- a CDS encoding dihydroneopterin aldolase: MDAISLRGVRAYGRHGANPGERDRRQLIEIDLTAQIDLRDVEASDDLSQTIDYAALHERLVRVVAMTSYALLERLAADLLDAVFFDRRVVCAEVTLSKPGILDGATPAVTLARANPHAISS; this comes from the coding sequence TTGGACGCGATAAGTCTTCGCGGCGTCCGCGCGTACGGGCGCCACGGCGCCAATCCCGGTGAGCGCGACCGTCGCCAGCTTATCGAGATCGACCTGACCGCACAGATCGATTTGCGCGACGTCGAGGCGAGCGACGATCTGTCACAAACAATCGATTACGCCGCGCTTCATGAGCGCCTCGTGCGCGTCGTTGCAATGACGTCGTATGCTTTGCTCGAGCGGCTGGCCGCCGATCTTCTCGATGCCGTTTTCTTCGATCGTCGCGTGGTATGCGCCGAGGTGACGCTTTCCAAGCCGGGAATTCTCGACGGCGCTACGCCCGCCGTGACACTGGCGAGGGCAAATCCTCACGCCATTTCCTCGTGA
- the accC gene encoding acetyl-CoA carboxylase biotin carboxylase subunit: MFTKVLIANRGEIALRINRACQELGVATVAIFSEADRDSLHVRQADESFCVGPGPAARSYLNIPNIISTALVTNCDAVHPGYGFLAENARFAEICNDHGLGFIGPKPSVIALMGDKATAKRVVREAGVATTPGSEVLSSIEEAYEVAESIGYPLLLKATAGGGGRGMRVVADAGDLPRAYAGATAEAEASFKDGRVYLERLIREPRHVEVQVLGDEFGNIVHLGERDCSVQKPAHQKLIEETPAPNLPAHIRGKLHEMALRASKYVGYTNAGTIEFLVSGGDAYFMEMNTRIQVEHPVTEMVYNVDLVKEQIRVAAGEPLGYEQGDLHSRGHAIECRINAEDPRNNFAPAAGAVSKLVFPGGPGIRVDTHLYAGATIPPYYDSMLAKIVAFGDTRDVAIARMERALRETLVEGVSTTIALCLEILATDAFRHGRYDVEFLANEILCVR; this comes from the coding sequence ATTTTCACAAAGGTTCTCATTGCCAACCGAGGCGAGATCGCGCTACGCATCAATCGCGCCTGCCAAGAACTGGGCGTTGCCACCGTAGCGATTTTTTCCGAAGCGGACCGCGATTCACTGCACGTTCGTCAGGCCGATGAATCCTTTTGCGTCGGTCCGGGACCCGCTGCACGTTCGTACCTCAATATTCCGAACATCATTTCGACGGCGCTCGTCACGAACTGCGATGCGGTTCATCCAGGCTATGGGTTCTTGGCCGAGAACGCGCGTTTTGCCGAGATCTGCAACGATCACGGGCTTGGGTTTATCGGTCCGAAACCCAGCGTCATCGCGCTCATGGGCGACAAGGCGACGGCGAAACGCGTGGTGCGCGAAGCTGGGGTCGCGACGACTCCAGGCAGCGAAGTGCTATCCTCAATCGAGGAAGCGTACGAAGTCGCGGAAAGCATCGGTTACCCGTTGCTGCTCAAAGCGACGGCCGGCGGCGGGGGAAGAGGGATGCGCGTCGTCGCCGATGCCGGAGACCTGCCGCGTGCGTACGCCGGCGCCACCGCCGAAGCCGAAGCGAGCTTCAAAGATGGACGTGTCTACCTCGAGCGGTTGATCCGCGAGCCCCGCCACGTCGAAGTGCAAGTCCTCGGAGACGAGTTCGGTAACATCGTGCATTTGGGCGAGCGCGATTGCTCGGTTCAGAAGCCGGCGCACCAGAAACTCATCGAAGAGACGCCGGCGCCCAACCTGCCCGCCCACATTCGAGGCAAGCTGCACGAGATGGCGCTGCGGGCCTCAAAGTATGTAGGATACACCAATGCCGGGACAATCGAGTTTCTCGTTTCGGGTGGCGATGCTTACTTCATGGAGATGAACACGCGCATTCAGGTCGAGCATCCGGTGACCGAAATGGTCTATAACGTCGATCTCGTCAAGGAGCAGATTCGCGTCGCCGCCGGCGAACCGCTCGGTTACGAGCAAGGCGATCTGCATTCGCGCGGTCATGCGATCGAATGCCGCATCAACGCTGAAGATCCACGCAATAACTTTGCACCGGCGGCCGGCGCTGTCTCCAAGCTCGTCTTTCCCGGGGGCCCGGGGATACGCGTTGATACGCACCTCTACGCAGGCGCGACGATACCGCCGTATTATGACTCGATGCTCGCGAAGATCGTGGCCTTCGGCGATACGCGGGACGTTGCGATTGCGCGTATGGAGCGCGCGTTGCGGGAGACGCTCGTGGAAGGCGTCAGCACGACCATCGCGCTCTGCCTCGAAATCCTCGCAACGGATGCATTCCGTCATGGGCGGTACGACGTCGAATTTCTGGCGAACGAGATCCTCTGCGTGCGATGA
- the nusB gene encoding transcription antitermination factor NusB: MSSRRVAREQALQVLYSVVIGDREPREAVGEIVGEGADREQRAFVEELALGTLEYAEQADQIVRPLLEGWALERLPTIDRLLLEMATYELQCRPQTPKAVAINEAVSLAKRFSTEDSGRFVNGVLSAVANAKA, encoded by the coding sequence ATGAGCTCTCGACGAGTCGCGCGCGAGCAGGCGTTGCAGGTGTTGTACTCCGTTGTCATCGGCGATCGCGAACCAAGGGAAGCGGTCGGCGAAATCGTCGGCGAGGGCGCCGATAGGGAGCAGCGAGCCTTCGTCGAGGAACTCGCGTTGGGGACGCTCGAATACGCCGAGCAGGCCGACCAAATCGTGCGTCCGCTGCTTGAAGGTTGGGCGCTCGAGCGTTTGCCGACCATCGATCGGCTGCTACTCGAAATGGCTACATACGAACTTCAATGCCGTCCGCAGACTCCTAAAGCGGTTGCGATCAACGAAGCCGTTTCGCTTGCGAAGCGCTTCTCCACCGAAGATTCTGGGCGCTTCGTCAATGGCGTACTGAGCGCCGTCGCCAATGCCAAAGCGTAG
- a CDS encoding bifunctional folylpolyglutamate synthase/dihydrofolate synthase: MREVSTYEQAEAYLLETIDETLSRRTSYKLDRMREFLRQLGDPHKSYATIHIGGTSGKGSTSTMIAAALQAAGRRTGLHTKPHLSSMTERARIDGRPIARDRFAEILGAMMPAIESTTASHGRPTYYETLLALTFLYFAQERVEVAVIEVGLGGRLDGTNVVEPLVAAITSVGYDHMEVLGTTIEEIAFEKAGIAKRGVPLVLANLPPAAREVVEGHAAEVGAPVIRVADVVRVTFEGSLSHQQMLAISGPRGSFQLRLAALGIFARANAATAIAVLEQLSADLRPSFQALANAFESLEIAGRMELVSRNPAILFDIAHNAEKAESLVASLRERFAGRRVHYVVAIGESKDARTILQIFADVPSTFTFTSFSVAGRRAIAPARLAAIAESLGTWGRAITDPVEALMVARRRAQIDDVVVVTGSTFVVAALRALYVPTPA, encoded by the coding sequence CGAGCAGGCGGAGGCGTATCTGCTCGAAACAATCGATGAAACGTTGTCGCGCCGTACGTCGTACAAACTCGACCGAATGCGCGAATTTCTCCGTCAGCTCGGCGATCCGCACAAATCGTATGCGACGATTCACATTGGCGGGACGAGCGGCAAAGGCTCAACGTCGACGATGATCGCCGCCGCCCTGCAGGCGGCTGGGCGTCGCACCGGCCTGCACACCAAGCCGCACCTGAGTTCGATGACCGAGCGGGCCCGAATCGACGGCAGGCCGATTGCACGCGATCGATTCGCGGAAATTCTCGGCGCGATGATGCCGGCGATCGAGTCCACGACCGCAAGCCACGGACGACCGACGTATTACGAGACGTTGCTCGCCCTGACGTTTCTCTATTTCGCGCAAGAGCGCGTCGAGGTCGCCGTGATTGAGGTTGGCCTTGGCGGAAGGCTCGATGGCACGAACGTCGTCGAGCCGTTGGTGGCGGCGATTACCTCCGTTGGCTACGACCACATGGAGGTGCTCGGTACTACAATCGAAGAGATCGCGTTCGAGAAAGCCGGAATCGCGAAGCGCGGGGTCCCTCTCGTTCTCGCAAACCTGCCGCCGGCGGCGCGGGAGGTTGTCGAAGGTCACGCCGCGGAGGTCGGCGCTCCGGTAATCCGCGTTGCGGATGTCGTGCGGGTGACCTTCGAGGGTTCTCTCTCTCATCAACAGATGCTCGCGATCTCCGGCCCGCGCGGATCGTTCCAACTGCGTCTGGCTGCGCTTGGAATCTTTGCCCGTGCGAATGCCGCCACCGCCATTGCGGTGTTGGAACAGCTTAGCGCAGACCTTCGGCCAAGCTTCCAAGCGCTGGCGAACGCTTTTGAGAGTTTAGAAATTGCCGGGCGAATGGAACTCGTATCGCGCAATCCTGCGATACTCTTCGACATCGCTCACAACGCAGAAAAGGCCGAATCGCTCGTGGCCTCCTTGCGGGAGCGTTTTGCCGGCCGGCGAGTGCACTACGTCGTTGCTATCGGCGAAAGCAAAGACGCGCGCACGATTTTGCAAATTTTTGCCGACGTGCCTTCCACATTTACGTTTACGTCGTTTTCGGTCGCTGGCCGGCGCGCAATTGCGCCGGCCCGTCTCGCGGCCATCGCCGAATCGCTTGGAACCTGGGGCCGCGCAATCACCGATCCGGTCGAGGCGTTGATGGTCGCTCGCCGCCGCGCTCAAATTGATGACGTCGTCGTCGTGACTGGTTCGACGTTCGTCGTCGCGGCTTTGCGCGCATTGTACGTTCCGACGCCCGCATGA